The following proteins are encoded in a genomic region of Methylobacterium tardum:
- a CDS encoding 2'-deoxycytidine 5'-triphosphate deaminase yields MNAGARRGAADSGVKGRAGILPAQAIAELAAAGGIRTARAFAADQIQPASLDLRLGDKAYRVRTSFLPGSGRTVQACVERLSLHAIDLRPGAVLETGCVYIAELQEGLALPADLAAAANPKSSTGRIDVFTRVITDRGEAFDQVEPGYAGPLYAEISPRTFPVLVRTGSRLSQIRFRRGAPRLTEAELGLLHARSALVDAGSPSFQGGVAVSVDLSGFDGLVGYRAKRHTGLVDVDAPGRHRAADFWEPLAADGSGSLILDPGQFYILASKESVQVPPDHAAEMVPFDPLVGEFRVHYAGFFDPGFGYAGAGGEGARAVLEVRSRDVPFLLEDGQIVGRLVYERMLDLPETLYGAGAGSNYQAQGLKLSKHFVL; encoded by the coding sequence ATGAACGCGGGCGCACGCAGAGGAGCCGCCGATTCGGGCGTGAAAGGCCGCGCCGGGATCCTGCCGGCCCAGGCGATCGCCGAACTCGCTGCGGCGGGCGGCATCCGCACCGCCCGCGCCTTCGCGGCCGATCAGATCCAGCCGGCCAGCCTCGACCTGCGCCTCGGCGACAAGGCCTACCGCGTCCGCACGAGCTTCCTGCCGGGGTCGGGGCGCACGGTCCAGGCCTGCGTCGAGCGGCTGTCGCTCCACGCGATCGACCTCCGCCCCGGCGCGGTCCTGGAGACGGGCTGCGTCTACATCGCCGAATTGCAGGAGGGCCTCGCGCTTCCGGCCGACCTCGCGGCCGCGGCGAACCCGAAGAGCTCGACCGGGCGCATCGACGTGTTCACCCGGGTGATCACCGACCGGGGCGAGGCCTTCGACCAGGTCGAGCCCGGCTACGCCGGCCCGCTCTACGCGGAGATCTCGCCGCGCACCTTCCCGGTCCTGGTCCGCACCGGCTCGCGCCTGTCGCAGATCCGCTTCCGCCGCGGCGCGCCGCGCCTGACGGAAGCCGAGCTCGGCCTGCTCCACGCCCGCTCGGCGCTGGTCGATGCGGGCAGCCCGTCCTTCCAGGGCGGCGTCGCGGTCTCGGTCGACCTGTCCGGATTCGACGGGCTCGTCGGGTACCGGGCCAAGCGCCACACCGGCCTCGTCGACGTGGACGCCCCCGGGCGCCACCGGGCCGCGGATTTCTGGGAGCCGCTCGCCGCCGACGGCTCGGGCAGCCTGATCCTCGATCCGGGCCAGTTCTACATCCTGGCCTCGAAAGAATCGGTGCAGGTCCCGCCGGACCACGCCGCCGAGATGGTGCCGTTCGATCCCCTAGTGGGCGAGTTCCGGGTTCACTACGCGGGCTTCTTCGATCCGGGCTTCGGCTATGCCGGGGCCGGCGGCGAGGGTGCCCGCGCCGTGCTTGAGGTCCGCTCCCGCGACGTGCCGTTCCTGCTGGAGGATGGCCAGATCGTCGGCCGCCTCGTCTACGAGCGCATGCTCGACCTGCCGGAAACGCTCTACGGGGCGGGGGCCGGCTCGAACTATCAGGCCCAGGGCCTCAAGCTCTCGAAGCATTTCGTCCTGTAG
- a CDS encoding Lrp/AsnC family transcriptional regulator, with the protein MDAVDRKILDILQQDATLPVAELAERVGVSAAPCWRRVKKLEASGVIRRRVALVDRRKVNVPTTVFVAVKAPRHAADWSDAFRRVVAGFPEIVEAWRLTGEIDYLLRIVVPDIEAYDAVYQRLIAKLEFSNLSSSIAMEEMKYTTAVPTIYVA; encoded by the coding sequence ATGGATGCGGTGGACCGGAAGATCCTGGACATCCTCCAGCAGGACGCGACGCTCCCGGTGGCGGAACTCGCCGAGCGGGTCGGCGTCAGCGCGGCCCCGTGCTGGCGCCGGGTGAAGAAGCTGGAAGCGTCCGGCGTCATCCGCCGCCGGGTGGCGCTGGTCGACCGCCGCAAGGTCAACGTGCCGACGACGGTCTTCGTGGCCGTGAAGGCGCCGCGCCACGCCGCCGACTGGTCCGACGCCTTCCGGCGGGTCGTCGCCGGTTTCCCCGAGATCGTCGAGGCGTGGCGCCTGACCGGCGAGATCGATTACCTGCTGCGCATCGTCGTGCCCGACATCGAGGCCTACGACGCGGTCTATCAGCGCCTGATCGCCAAGCTCGAGTTCTCGAACCTGTCCTCCTCCATCGCCATGGAAGAGATGAAGTATACGACGGCGGTCCCGACGATCTACGTGGCGTAG
- the pgl gene encoding 6-phosphogluconolactonase has translation MSLPAGTHVLKDPEAVAREAAERLIVACGESRSERIAVCLSGGSTPKVLYGLLAGPDYATRVPWERVHWFFGDDRVVPWDDARSNVRMVREAFGHGASIPPTHLHFIPSDAGAEAGARAYERALLDFYGADSLDPARPLFVFVLLGLGEDGHTASLFPGKPAVDETKRLVAPVPEAGLAPFVPRITLTFPALASSRHVLFLVTGAGKRAPLARLAAGADLPAGRVTSAGEVAWLLDAAAAG, from the coding sequence ATGAGCCTGCCCGCCGGCACCCATGTCCTGAAGGATCCCGAGGCCGTCGCCCGCGAGGCGGCCGAGCGGCTGATCGTGGCCTGCGGCGAGAGCCGGTCCGAACGGATCGCGGTCTGCCTGTCGGGCGGCTCGACGCCCAAGGTGCTCTACGGGCTGCTCGCCGGCCCGGACTACGCGACACGGGTGCCGTGGGAGCGGGTCCACTGGTTCTTCGGCGACGACCGGGTTGTCCCGTGGGACGACGCGCGCAGCAACGTCCGGATGGTCCGCGAGGCGTTCGGTCACGGCGCGTCGATCCCGCCGACCCACCTGCACTTCATCCCGTCGGATGCAGGCGCGGAGGCCGGCGCCCGAGCCTATGAGCGCGCGCTGCTGGACTTCTACGGAGCCGACAGCCTCGACCCCGCACGGCCGCTCTTCGTTTTCGTGCTCCTCGGTCTCGGCGAGGACGGCCACACCGCCTCGCTGTTTCCCGGCAAGCCGGCCGTGGATGAGACCAAGCGGCTCGTGGCGCCCGTGCCGGAGGCCGGGCTGGCGCCGTTCGTGCCGCGGATCACCCTCACCTTCCCGGCGCTCGCCTCGTCCCGGCACGTGCTGTTCCTCGTGACCGGTGCCGGCAAGCGGGCGCCGCTCGCCCGCCTCGCCGCAGGCGCTGATCTCCCCGCGGGCCGCGTGACCAGCGCGGGCGAGGTGGCGTGGCTCCTCGACGCGGCGGCTGCCGGCTGA
- a CDS encoding bifunctional transaldolase/phosoglucose isomerase, with protein MNALKALHDEQDQAVWLDFVARGFIAKGELKQLVERDGLRGVTSNPSIFEKAIGHSDEYDDSLKSVQATGDSRVIDLYEGLAIADIQAAADVLRPVYEASDGADGYVSLEVSPYLALDTEETLAEARRLHKAVSRDNLMVKVPATPQGIPAIRQLTSEGISINVTLLFSQEAYEAVARAFIDGLDARAKAGHDVSRIASVASFFISRIDVLVDKLLDEKIAEANDPDEKIALEQLKGKVAIANAKLAYQRYKRIFAESKWTALAEKGAKAQRLLWASTGVKNKAYSDVLYVEELIGPNTVNTMPPATMDAFRDHGVVRATIEEDVPGAEAVMARLARTGIDIEKIAEQLVREGVQLFIDAADNLLGAVAGKRAALLGQRLDGQTLAMDDTLSAEAKKTVESWRASGSIRRLWAGDASVWSGHDEANWLGWLHIVEEELEKAADYAAFSDWVKAEGFTDAVVLGMGGSSLGPEVLSLTYGPREGFPKLQILDSTHPDQVRALEASIDLAKTLFIVASKSGSTLEPNVFRDYFLARAKDVLGEKAGEHFVAVTDPGSDMERAAKADHFKKIFYGVKQIGGRYSVLSAFGLVPAAAMGLDVKALLETARIMVRSCGPAVPPAVNPGVLLGTAIGAAALAGRDKVTIIASPAIDSFGAWAEQLIAESTGKQGKGLVPVDGEPVDVPAVYGRDRFFIYLRLDGQAEAAQDEALRALEREGHPIARITLDRIEQLPQEFYRLEMATAVAGAVIGINPFDQPDVEASKVETKKLFAEAEASGALPSETPLFSDDAIALYADPQNADGLKQASEGLEAALKAQLARLKDGDYLGLLAYVPRNATTAGILQEARIAVRDARKVATCLEFGPRFLHSTGQAYKGGPDTGVFLQITADPTQDLPIPGRKLGFATVVAAQARGDFAVLAERGRRALRVHIKGDLEAGLKRVAAALKAAVA; from the coding sequence ATGAACGCGCTCAAGGCCCTGCACGACGAACAGGATCAGGCGGTCTGGCTCGACTTCGTGGCCCGCGGCTTCATCGCGAAAGGCGAGCTGAAGCAGCTCGTGGAGCGCGACGGCCTGCGGGGCGTCACCTCCAACCCGTCGATCTTCGAGAAAGCGATCGGCCACTCGGACGAGTACGACGACAGCCTGAAATCCGTGCAGGCGACCGGCGACAGCCGCGTCATCGACCTCTACGAAGGCCTCGCCATCGCCGACATCCAGGCGGCCGCCGACGTGCTGCGCCCGGTCTACGAGGCGAGCGACGGCGCCGACGGCTACGTCAGCCTGGAGGTCTCGCCCTACCTCGCCCTCGACACCGAGGAGACCCTCGCGGAGGCGCGGCGCCTGCACAAGGCGGTGTCGCGCGACAACCTGATGGTCAAGGTGCCGGCCACCCCGCAGGGCATCCCGGCGATCCGGCAGCTGACCAGCGAGGGCATCTCGATCAACGTCACCCTGCTGTTCTCGCAGGAGGCCTACGAGGCCGTGGCCCGCGCCTTCATCGACGGGCTCGACGCGCGCGCGAAGGCCGGCCACGACGTCTCGCGGATTGCCAGCGTGGCGAGCTTCTTCATCAGCCGCATCGACGTGCTGGTCGACAAGCTCCTCGACGAGAAGATCGCGGAGGCCAACGATCCCGACGAGAAGATCGCCCTGGAGCAGCTCAAGGGTAAGGTGGCGATCGCCAACGCCAAGCTCGCCTATCAGCGCTACAAGCGGATCTTCGCCGAGTCCAAGTGGACGGCTCTGGCCGAGAAGGGCGCAAAGGCGCAGCGGCTGCTCTGGGCCTCCACGGGCGTGAAGAACAAGGCCTATTCCGACGTCCTGTACGTCGAGGAGCTGATCGGCCCGAACACCGTCAACACCATGCCGCCCGCCACCATGGACGCGTTCCGCGACCACGGCGTGGTGCGGGCGACTATCGAGGAGGACGTGCCCGGCGCCGAGGCCGTGATGGCCCGGCTCGCGCGGACCGGCATCGACATCGAGAAGATCGCCGAGCAGCTGGTGCGCGAGGGCGTGCAGCTCTTCATCGACGCGGCCGACAACCTGCTCGGCGCGGTAGCCGGCAAGCGCGCGGCCCTGCTTGGCCAGCGCCTCGACGGCCAGACCCTCGCGATGGACGACACCCTCTCGGCCGAGGCCAAGAAGACCGTCGAATCCTGGCGCGCCAGCGGTTCGATCCGCCGGCTCTGGGCGGGGGATGCCTCGGTCTGGTCCGGCCACGACGAGGCGAACTGGCTCGGCTGGCTGCACATCGTCGAGGAGGAGCTGGAGAAGGCCGCCGACTACGCCGCCTTCTCCGACTGGGTGAAGGCCGAAGGCTTCACCGACGCGGTGGTGCTGGGCATGGGCGGGTCGAGCCTCGGCCCGGAGGTGCTGAGCCTGACCTACGGTCCGCGCGAGGGCTTCCCGAAGCTGCAGATCCTCGACTCGACCCACCCGGACCAGGTGCGCGCCCTGGAGGCGAGCATCGATCTGGCCAAGACCCTGTTCATCGTCGCGTCCAAATCCGGCTCGACGTTGGAGCCCAACGTCTTCCGCGATTACTTCCTGGCCCGGGCGAAGGACGTGCTCGGCGAGAAGGCCGGCGAACACTTCGTGGCGGTGACCGATCCCGGCTCCGACATGGAGCGCGCCGCCAAGGCCGATCACTTCAAGAAGATCTTCTACGGGGTGAAGCAGATCGGCGGGCGCTACTCGGTGCTCTCGGCCTTCGGCCTCGTGCCGGCGGCCGCCATGGGCCTCGATGTCAAGGCGCTGCTCGAGACCGCCCGCATCATGGTCCGCTCCTGCGGCCCGGCGGTGCCTCCGGCCGTAAACCCGGGCGTGCTGCTCGGGACCGCCATCGGCGCGGCGGCACTGGCCGGGCGCGACAAGGTCACGATCATCGCCTCGCCGGCCATCGACAGCTTCGGCGCCTGGGCCGAGCAACTCATCGCAGAGTCGACCGGCAAGCAGGGCAAGGGCCTCGTGCCGGTGGACGGGGAGCCGGTCGATGTTCCGGCGGTCTACGGCCGCGACCGGTTCTTCATCTACCTGCGCCTCGACGGTCAGGCCGAGGCGGCGCAGGACGAAGCGCTGCGCGCCCTGGAGCGGGAGGGCCACCCGATCGCCCGCATCACCCTCGACCGGATCGAGCAGCTGCCCCAGGAATTCTACCGCCTGGAGATGGCCACCGCGGTAGCGGGCGCGGTGATCGGCATCAACCCGTTCGACCAGCCGGATGTCGAGGCCAGCAAGGTCGAGACCAAGAAGCTGTTCGCGGAGGCCGAGGCGAGCGGCGCCCTCCCCTCGGAGACGCCGCTCTTCTCCGACGACGCGATCGCGCTCTACGCCGACCCGCAGAATGCGGACGGGTTGAAGCAGGCGTCCGAAGGCCTGGAGGCCGCGCTCAAGGCGCAGCTCGCCCGGCTCAAGGACGGCGATTATCTGGGCCTTCTCGCCTACGTGCCGCGCAACGCCACGACCGCCGGCATCCTGCAGGAGGCGCGGATCGCGGTGCGCGATGCGCGGAAGGTGGCGACCTGCCTGGAATTCGGGCCGCGGTTCCTGCACTCCACCGGCCAGGCCTATAAGGGCGGCCCGGATACCGGCGTGTTCCTCCAGATCACCGCCGATCCGACGCAGGACCTGCCGATTCCCGGCCGCAAGCTCGGTTTCGCCACCGTGGTGGCCGCGCAGGCACGGGGCGATTTCGCGGTGCTCGCCGAGCGCGGCCGTCGTGCGCTGCGGGTCCACATCAAGGGCGATCTCGAGGCGGGCCTGAAGCGCGTCGCGGCGGCGCTGAAGGCGGCAGTGGCGTAG
- the gnd gene encoding phosphogluconate dehydrogenase (NAD(+)-dependent, decarboxylating): MQLGMIGLGRMGGNIVRRLLRDGHTAVVFDQNPAAVAALVEAGAVGASSLEDLVSKLEVPRAAWVMLPAGAITEDAVQTLSGLMQSGDCIIDGGNSFYGDDVRRGLALKEKGQHYVDVGTSGGVWGLERGYCMMIGGDTATVDRLDPIFKTLAPGIGDIPKTPNRDGRDPRAEQGYIHAGPTGAGHFVKMVHNGIEYGLMQAYAEGFDILRHANSEALPAERRFDLNMGDIAEVWRRGSVVSSWLLDLTAQALAGDEQLTDFSGYVEDSGEGRWTINAAIEESVPATVLSAALYRRFRSREHESYADKLLSAMRKGFGGHQEPKK; encoded by the coding sequence ATGCAACTCGGCATGATCGGCCTCGGCCGGATGGGCGGCAACATCGTCCGGCGCCTCCTGCGGGACGGGCACACGGCTGTCGTGTTCGACCAGAACCCGGCCGCGGTCGCCGCCCTGGTTGAGGCCGGAGCGGTCGGCGCGTCGAGCCTGGAGGATCTGGTCTCCAAGCTGGAGGTGCCGCGCGCGGCCTGGGTGATGCTGCCGGCGGGCGCGATCACCGAGGATGCCGTCCAGACCCTCTCGGGCCTGATGCAGTCCGGCGACTGCATCATCGACGGCGGCAACTCCTTCTACGGCGACGATGTCCGCCGCGGCCTCGCCCTGAAGGAGAAGGGCCAGCACTACGTCGATGTCGGCACCTCGGGCGGCGTCTGGGGGCTGGAGCGCGGCTACTGCATGATGATCGGCGGCGACACCGCGACGGTCGACCGCCTCGACCCGATCTTCAAGACCCTGGCGCCGGGCATCGGCGACATCCCCAAGACTCCGAACCGCGACGGTCGCGACCCGCGCGCCGAGCAGGGCTACATCCATGCCGGGCCGACCGGCGCCGGCCATTTCGTGAAGATGGTCCACAACGGCATCGAGTACGGCCTGATGCAGGCCTACGCGGAGGGGTTCGACATCCTCCGCCACGCCAATTCCGAGGCGCTGCCGGCCGAGCGCCGCTTCGACCTCAACATGGGCGACATCGCCGAGGTCTGGCGGCGCGGCAGCGTCGTCTCCTCATGGCTCCTCGACCTCACCGCCCAGGCGCTGGCGGGCGACGAGCAGCTCACGGATTTCTCCGGCTACGTGGAGGATTCCGGCGAAGGGCGCTGGACCATCAATGCCGCCATCGAGGAGAGCGTGCCGGCCACCGTGCTGTCCGCGGCTCTGTACCGGCGGTTCCGCTCCCGCGAGCACGAGAGCTACGCCGACAAGCTCCTCTCGGCGATGCGCAAGGGCTTCGGCGGCCACCAGGAGCCGAAGAAGTAG
- a CDS encoding HD-GYP domain-containing protein: MPRPNPAVSFLAKTQMRAGTLVLYTDQPDSRADLLHALAQIAPCTVLSASEPPPPDPCVGVIIDFDLLPSPLTGLRNLIAANPGLPRVFLMRSMGQRSLSVARNLGGRLCLPMDTPIATVVEALQTQLRPAEAQTPSRPVTGSPVVVQAAGRASAAIANLLDSARDHGTVDAAVIDATLEPILGAIGTGGLKAWLETVRAYDDATYQHCLLVAGLAATFAIDLGFSTADREHLVRAALVHDVGKAKIPLSILNKPGPLDPGERAVMREHAALGHEILVKAGGFDETVLTVVRHHHEMLDGSGYPDGLKGEAIRDIVRLITVCDVYAALVERRPYRAPMPSAKAMEILYGMEGKLDIDLVRAFERSVASS, translated from the coding sequence ATGCCCCGGCCGAACCCGGCGGTGTCCTTCCTCGCCAAGACCCAGATGCGCGCGGGCACGCTCGTCCTCTACACCGACCAGCCGGACAGCCGCGCCGATCTGCTGCACGCGCTCGCGCAGATCGCCCCCTGCACGGTGCTCAGCGCCTCCGAGCCGCCACCGCCAGACCCATGCGTTGGCGTGATCATCGACTTCGACCTGCTGCCCTCGCCGCTCACCGGTCTGCGGAATCTCATTGCGGCGAACCCTGGGCTCCCCCGCGTCTTCCTGATGCGCAGCATGGGCCAGCGCAGCCTGTCCGTGGCGCGCAACCTCGGCGGGCGGCTGTGCCTTCCGATGGATACGCCGATCGCGACGGTGGTCGAGGCGCTGCAGACGCAGCTCCGGCCCGCGGAGGCGCAGACGCCGAGCCGGCCCGTGACGGGCAGCCCGGTCGTCGTCCAGGCCGCCGGCCGAGCGAGCGCCGCCATCGCCAACCTGCTCGACTCGGCGCGGGACCACGGCACCGTCGACGCGGCCGTCATCGACGCCACCCTGGAGCCGATCCTCGGGGCGATCGGCACCGGCGGCCTCAAAGCCTGGCTCGAGACCGTGCGCGCCTACGACGACGCGACCTACCAGCACTGTCTGCTGGTCGCCGGCCTCGCGGCCACCTTCGCGATCGACCTCGGATTCTCGACGGCGGATCGCGAGCACCTCGTCCGCGCCGCCCTGGTCCACGACGTCGGCAAGGCCAAGATCCCCCTGTCGATCCTGAACAAGCCCGGGCCCCTCGATCCTGGCGAGCGCGCGGTCATGCGCGAGCACGCGGCCCTCGGCCACGAGATCCTGGTCAAGGCCGGCGGGTTCGACGAGACGGTCCTCACGGTGGTGCGCCACCATCACGAGATGCTCGACGGCTCGGGCTACCCGGACGGGCTGAAGGGCGAGGCCATACGCGACATCGTCCGCCTGATCACCGTCTGTGACGTCTACGCGGCCCTCGTGGAGCGCCGCCCCTACCGGGCGCCCATGCCGTCCGCGAAGGCGATGGAGATCCTCTACGGTATGGAAGGCAAGCTCGACATCGACCTGGTGCGCGCCTTCGAGCGGTCCGTCGCCAGCTCCTGA
- a CDS encoding cysteine dioxygenase family protein, translating to MTQPTVSAEVAAMMADLAVSARRTPDAYLASARTTLLRLLARPELLDPSRLTAHGEGLSRNLLFGTEALSVWAMVWAPGAITPVHDHHCSCCFGLLRGTLRETWYRAISDTHAVATRDAVRTPGFVACMMPSGPNLHRIANDGPEAAVSIHVYGYDHRVQASPIHRTYAVAAG from the coding sequence ATGACGCAGCCAACCGTCTCGGCCGAAGTGGCGGCGATGATGGCCGATCTTGCCGTCTCGGCTCGCCGCACACCGGACGCCTATCTCGCCTCGGCCCGCACGACCTTGCTGCGCCTCCTGGCCCGGCCGGAGCTGCTCGACCCGTCGCGGCTGACGGCGCACGGCGAAGGCCTCTCCCGCAACCTGCTGTTCGGCACCGAGGCGTTGAGTGTCTGGGCAATGGTCTGGGCACCCGGCGCCATTACGCCGGTTCACGACCACCATTGCTCGTGCTGCTTCGGCCTGCTCCGCGGGACTCTCCGCGAGACTTGGTATCGTGCGATCAGCGATACGCATGCAGTGGCGACCCGGGACGCGGTCCGCACGCCCGGCTTCGTGGCCTGCATGATGCCGTCCGGCCCGAACTTGCACCGGATCGCCAACGACGGGCCCGAGGCGGCCGTGTCGATCCACGTCTACGGGTACGACCACCGGGTGCAGGCCTCGCCGATCCACCGCACCTACGCGGTCGCAGCGGGGTGA